In the genome of Plasmodium chabaudi chabaudi strain AS genome assembly, chromosome: 6, one region contains:
- a CDS encoding 40S ribosomal protein S10, putative has translation MDKKTLPHHKYSYIPKQNRKLIYEYLFKEGVIVVEKDAKIPRHPHLNIPNLHIMMTLKSLKSRKYVEEKYNWKHQYFILNNEGIEFLREFLHLPPSIFPATLSKKTINRAPKIDDDFSRELRQPMGRGRMYDKRNFD, from the exons ATGGATAAAAAAACTCTTCCACATCATAAATACAGTTATATCCCAAAACAAAACAGAAAACTCATTTATGAGTATTTGTTTAAAG AGGGTGTTATCGTTGTTGAGAAGGATGCTAAAATACCAAGACATCCACACTTGAATATTCCAAACTTACATATAATGATGACTTTGAAATCATTAAAAAGCAGGAAATATGTTgaggaaaaatataattggaAACaccaatattttatattaaacaaTGAAG gTATCGAATTTTTGAGAgaatttttacatttacCACCTTCGATTTTCCCAGCTACTTTATCCAAAAAAACTATTAATAGAGCTCCAAAAATTGATGATGATTTTTCAAGGGAATTAAGACAACCAATGGGACGAGGAAGAATGTATGACAAGAGAAACTTcgattaa